The following are encoded together in the Citrobacter arsenatis genome:
- the ybeY gene encoding rRNA maturation RNase YbeY: MSQVILDLQLACEDESGLPTESQFQGWLDAVIPQFQEESEVTIRLVDDAESHELNLTYRGKDKSTNVLSFPFEAPPGIEMPLLGDLIICRQVVEKEAQEQGKPLEAHWAHMVVHGSLHLLGYDHIEDDEAEEMESLETEIMLALGYEDPYIAEKIAE; encoded by the coding sequence ATGAGTCAGGTTATCCTCGATTTACAGCTGGCATGTGAAGACGAATCCGGTTTACCAACAGAAAGTCAGTTTCAGGGCTGGCTGGATGCGGTGATCCCGCAGTTTCAGGAAGAATCAGAGGTGACCATTCGTCTGGTCGATGACGCGGAAAGCCACGAGCTGAACCTGACCTATCGCGGGAAAGATAAATCAACCAACGTGCTCTCATTCCCGTTTGAAGCCCCGCCGGGCATCGAGATGCCGCTGCTGGGCGATTTGATTATTTGCCGTCAGGTCGTCGAGAAAGAAGCGCAGGAGCAAGGCAAACCGCTTGAGGCCCACTGGGCGCACATGGTGGTGCATGGTAGCCTGCATTTACTCGGCTACGACCATATTGAAGATGATGAAGCGGAAGAGATGGAATCCTTAGAAACAGAGATTATGCTTGCTCTGGGCTATGAGGATCCGTACATTGCCGAGAAGATTGCAGAATAG
- a CDS encoding PhoH family protein, protein MNIDTREITLEPADNARLLSLCGPFDDNIKQLERRLGIEINRRDNHFKLTGRPICVTAAADILRSLYIDTAPMRGQTQDIEPEQIHLAIKEARVLEQSADSVPEFGKAVNIKTKRGVIKPRTPNQAQYIANILDHDITFGVGPAGTGKTYLAVAAAVDALERQEIRRILLTRPAVEAGEKLGFLPGDLSQKVDPYLRPLYDALFEMLGFEKVEKLIERNVIEVAPLAYMRGRTLNDAFIILDESQNTTIEQMKMFLTRIGFNSKAVITGDITQIDLPRSTKSGLRHAIEVLAEVDEISFNFFHSEDVVRHPVVARIVTAYEAWEEAEQKRKAEQAAERKREAQEQEQK, encoded by the coding sequence TTGAACATAGATACTCGCGAAATCACCCTTGAACCCGCAGACAACGCCCGCCTGTTGAGCCTTTGCGGCCCCTTTGATGACAACATCAAACAGCTGGAACGTCGCCTCGGCATCGAAATTAACCGCCGTGATAATCACTTTAAGCTGACCGGTCGCCCCATTTGCGTTACCGCAGCGGCAGATATTTTACGCAGCCTGTATATCGATACCGCTCCAATGCGCGGCCAGACGCAGGACATTGAGCCTGAGCAAATTCATCTGGCAATTAAAGAAGCGCGTGTGCTTGAGCAAAGCGCTGACAGCGTGCCGGAGTTTGGCAAGGCGGTGAACATCAAAACTAAGCGCGGGGTAATTAAGCCGCGTACACCGAACCAGGCACAGTACATTGCGAATATCCTTGACCACGACATCACCTTTGGCGTTGGCCCTGCAGGTACGGGTAAAACGTATCTCGCGGTTGCGGCTGCGGTCGATGCGCTTGAGCGTCAGGAAATCCGTCGCATTCTGCTGACCCGTCCAGCTGTGGAAGCGGGTGAAAAACTCGGTTTCCTGCCAGGAGATCTCAGCCAAAAAGTCGATCCGTATTTACGACCGCTGTATGACGCGCTGTTCGAAATGCTCGGTTTTGAGAAAGTCGAAAAGCTGATTGAGCGTAACGTCATTGAAGTTGCGCCGCTAGCCTATATGCGCGGTCGTACGCTAAACGATGCGTTCATCATTCTTGATGAGAGCCAGAACACCACCATCGAACAGATGAAAATGTTCCTGACCCGTATCGGCTTTAACTCGAAAGCGGTCATCACTGGCGATATTACCCAGATTGACCTGCCGCGTAGCACCAAATCCGGTCTGCGTCATGCCATTGAAGTGCTGGCTGAAGTCGACGAAATTAGTTTTAATTTCTTCCATAGCGAAGACGTGGTTCGCCACCCGGTGGTTGCCCGTATCGTCACGGCGTATGAAGCCTGGGAAGAAGCAGAACAGAAACGCAAAGCCGAGCAGGCTGCAGAACGCAAGCGCGAAGCTCAGGAGCAGGAACAAAAATGA
- the miaB gene encoding tRNA (N6-isopentenyl adenosine(37)-C2)-methylthiotransferase MiaB → MTKKLHIKTWGCQMNEYDSSKMADLLDATHGYQLTDVAEEADVLLLNTCSIREKAQEKVFHQLGRWKLLKEKNPKLIIGVGGCVASQEGDHIRQRAHYVDIIFGPQTLHRLPEMINKVRGSTTRSPVVDISFPEIEKFDRLPEPRAEGPSAFVSIMEGCNKYCTYCVVPYTRGEEVSRPADDILFEIAQLAAQGVREVNLLGQNVNAWRGENYDGTTGSFADLLRLVAAIDGIDRIRFTTSHPIEFTDDIVEVYRDTPELVSFLHLPVQSGSDRVLNLMGRTHTALEYKAIIRKLRAARPDIQISSDFIVGFPGETTQDFEQTMKLIADVNFDMSYSFIFSARPGTPAADMVDDVPEEEKKQRLYILQERINQQAMAWSRRMVGTTQRILVEGTSRKSIMELSGRTENNRVVNFEGNPEMVGKFVDVEITDVWTNSLRGKVVRTEDEMGLRIAESPESVIARTRKENDLGVGTYQP, encoded by the coding sequence ATGACCAAAAAACTCCATATTAAAACCTGGGGCTGTCAGATGAACGAATACGATTCATCGAAGATGGCCGATCTGCTGGATGCCACCCATGGGTATCAACTGACCGACGTGGCCGAAGAAGCGGATGTGCTGCTGCTGAATACCTGCTCTATCCGCGAGAAGGCTCAGGAAAAAGTCTTCCATCAGTTGGGTCGCTGGAAGCTGTTAAAAGAGAAGAATCCCAAGCTCATCATCGGTGTCGGCGGCTGTGTCGCGTCTCAGGAAGGCGACCACATTCGTCAGCGCGCCCACTATGTTGATATTATTTTTGGCCCGCAAACCCTGCACCGTCTGCCGGAAATGATCAACAAAGTGCGTGGAAGCACGACCCGTAGCCCGGTGGTTGATATCAGTTTCCCGGAGATCGAAAAATTCGACCGCCTGCCGGAACCGCGTGCTGAAGGCCCAAGCGCGTTTGTGTCCATTATGGAAGGTTGTAATAAATATTGTACTTACTGCGTGGTGCCCTACACCCGCGGTGAGGAAGTCAGCCGCCCGGCGGATGATATTCTGTTTGAAATCGCCCAGCTTGCGGCGCAAGGCGTGCGTGAAGTAAACCTACTGGGGCAAAACGTAAATGCCTGGCGTGGTGAGAACTACGACGGCACGACAGGATCTTTTGCCGATCTACTGCGTCTGGTCGCGGCGATCGACGGCATTGACCGTATCCGCTTCACCACCAGCCATCCGATCGAATTCACCGATGATATCGTTGAAGTTTATCGCGATACGCCGGAACTGGTGAGCTTCCTGCACCTGCCGGTACAGAGCGGTTCAGATCGCGTGCTCAATCTGATGGGACGCACCCATACCGCGCTGGAATATAAAGCGATCATCCGTAAACTGCGTGCGGCGCGTCCGGATATCCAGATAAGCTCCGACTTCATCGTGGGTTTCCCGGGCGAAACCACGCAGGATTTCGAGCAGACCATGAAGCTTATCGCTGACGTCAATTTTGACATGAGCTACAGCTTTATCTTCTCTGCGCGTCCTGGCACCCCTGCCGCCGATATGGTTGACGACGTGCCGGAGGAAGAGAAAAAACAACGTCTGTACATTCTGCAGGAGCGTATTAACCAGCAAGCTATGGCCTGGAGCCGTCGTATGGTCGGCACGACTCAGCGCATTCTGGTTGAAGGCACATCGCGTAAAAGCATCATGGAACTGTCAGGCCGTACCGAAAATAACCGTGTGGTGAACTTTGAAGGCAACCCGGAGATGGTCGGTAAGTTTGTGGACGTAGAAATTACCGATGTCTGGACTAACTCCCTGCGCGGTAAAGTGGTGCGCACCGAGGACGAAATGGGCCTGCGCATTGCAGAATCCCCTGAGTCGGTTATTGCGCGTACCCGTAAAGAAAATGATCTGGGCGTCGGTACTTACCAGCCTTAA
- the ubiF gene encoding 3-demethoxyubiquinol 3-hydroxylase, translated as MTNQPTEIAIVGGGMVGGALALGLAQHGFTVTVIEHAAPAPYVADGQPDIRISAISSASVSLLKGLGVWDTVQGMRSHPYRRLETWEWENAHVMFDAAELKLPLLGYMVENTVLQQALWQALETHPKVTLRVPASLLSLHQHNDRHELELAGGEKISAKLVIGADGANSQVRKMAGIGIHAWQYAQSCMLITVQCENSPGDSTWQQFTPDGPRAFLPLFDNWASLVWYDSPARIRQLQGLTMQQLQVEIAKHFPSRLGNVTPVAAGAFPLTRRHALQYVQPGLALVGDAAHTIHPLAGQGVNLGFRDVDALIDVLVNARSYGESWASQPVLKRYQNRRMTDNFIMQSGMDLFYAGFSNNLQPLRIMRNLGLMAAERAGVLKRQALKYALGL; from the coding sequence ATGACAAATCAACCAACGGAAATTGCCATTGTCGGCGGGGGGATGGTCGGCGGCGCGCTGGCGCTAGGACTGGCGCAGCATGGATTTACGGTAACGGTCATTGAACATGCCGCTCCTGCGCCGTATGTGGCAGACGGACAGCCAGATATCAGAATTTCGGCCATTAGCTCTGCCTCGGTGTCGCTGCTGAAAGGTCTGGGCGTCTGGGATACGGTTCAGGGGATGCGCAGCCATCCTTACCGTCGTCTGGAAACGTGGGAATGGGAAAATGCCCATGTGATGTTTGATGCCGCCGAGCTGAAGCTGCCCTTGCTGGGTTATATGGTGGAAAACACGGTCCTGCAACAAGCACTTTGGCAGGCGTTGGAAACTCACCCCAAAGTTACGCTGCGCGTGCCTGCATCGCTTCTCTCTTTGCATCAACATAACGATCGGCATGAGCTTGAGCTTGCAGGCGGTGAAAAGATCAGCGCGAAGCTGGTCATCGGCGCAGATGGCGCAAATTCTCAGGTGCGGAAAATGGCCGGGATTGGTATCCATGCCTGGCAATACGCGCAGTCCTGTATGTTGATTACCGTGCAATGCGAAAATTCACCAGGAGACAGCACCTGGCAGCAATTTACGCCAGACGGCCCACGCGCATTTTTACCGTTGTTCGATAACTGGGCTTCACTGGTGTGGTATGACTCACCGGCGCGGATCCGCCAGTTACAGGGTTTGACTATGCAGCAACTGCAGGTGGAGATCGCTAAACATTTTCCATCGCGACTCGGTAACGTTACGCCCGTGGCGGCGGGAGCATTCCCGCTTACGCGTCGTCACGCGCTGCAATATGTGCAGCCTGGCCTGGCGCTGGTGGGCGATGCCGCGCATACCATTCATCCGCTGGCGGGGCAGGGCGTTAATCTGGGATTTCGTGATGTGGATGCGCTGATTGATGTGCTGGTGAATGCGCGCAGCTACGGCGAGTCCTGGGCCAGCCAGCCGGTGTTGAAGCGTTATCAGAACCGACGCATGACCGATAATTTCATCATGCAAAGTGGGATGGATCTGTTCTATGCCGGATTTAGTAACAACCTGCAGCCGCTACGTATCATGCGTAATCTCGGACTTATGGCCGCAGAGCGCGCAGGCGTGCTGAAACGCCAGGCGCTGAAGTATGCCTTAGGGTTGTAG
- the asnB gene encoding asparagine synthase B, protein MCSIFGVFDIKTDAVELRKKALELSRLMRHRGPDWSGIYASDNAILAHERLSIVDVNAGAQPLYNVKKTHILAVNGEIYNHQALRAEYGDRYQFQTGSDCEVILALYQEKGPEFLDDLQGMFAFALYDSEQDAYLIGRDHIGIIPLYMGYDEHGNFYVASEMKALVPVCRTIKEFPAGSYLWSKDGEIRQYYQRDWFEYDAVKDNVTDKNELRQALEDAVKSHLMSDVPYGVLLSGGLDSSVISAITKKYAARRVEDQERSEAWWPQLHSFAVGLEGAPDLKAAQEVANHLGTVHHEIHFTVQEGLDAIRDVIYHIETYDVTTIRASTPMYLMSRKIKAMGIKMVLSGEGSDEVFGGYLYFHKAPDAKELHEETVRKLQALHMFDCARANKAMSAWGVEARVPFLDKKFLDVAMRINPQDKMCGNGKMEKHVLRECFESYLPESVAWRQKEQFSDGVGYSWIDTLKEVAAEQVSDQQLETASFRFPYNTPSSKEAYLYREIFEELFPVASAAECVPGGPSVACSSAKAIEWDEAFKTMNDPSGRAVGVHQSAYK, encoded by the coding sequence ATGTGTTCTATTTTTGGCGTATTCGATATTAAAACTGACGCAGTTGAATTGCGTAAAAAAGCCCTGGAATTGTCTCGTCTGATGCGCCATCGCGGCCCGGACTGGTCGGGTATTTACGCCAGTGATAACGCCATTCTGGCGCACGAACGTCTGTCCATCGTCGACGTCAACGCCGGCGCTCAGCCGCTGTACAACGTGAAGAAAACGCATATCCTGGCGGTTAACGGTGAAATTTATAACCACCAGGCGCTGCGCGCTGAGTACGGCGATCGCTATCAGTTCCAGACCGGTTCCGACTGCGAAGTTATCCTCGCGCTGTATCAGGAAAAAGGCCCAGAATTTCTGGATGACCTGCAAGGCATGTTTGCTTTTGCCCTGTACGACAGCGAGCAGGACGCTTATCTGATCGGTCGCGATCATATCGGGATCATCCCACTGTATATGGGTTACGACGAGCACGGTAACTTCTACGTCGCGTCTGAAATGAAGGCCCTGGTTCCCGTATGCCGCACGATCAAAGAGTTCCCGGCCGGTAGCTATTTGTGGAGTAAAGACGGAGAAATTCGTCAGTACTACCAGCGCGACTGGTTTGAGTACGATGCGGTAAAAGATAACGTTACCGATAAAAACGAGCTGCGTCAGGCACTAGAAGATGCGGTGAAAAGCCACCTGATGTCAGATGTTCCTTATGGAGTACTGCTGTCCGGTGGTCTGGATTCATCCGTCATTTCCGCGATCACCAAAAAATACGCGGCGCGACGTGTTGAAGATCAGGAACGTAGCGAAGCCTGGTGGCCGCAACTGCACTCCTTCGCCGTCGGCCTGGAAGGCGCACCGGATCTGAAAGCCGCGCAAGAAGTAGCGAACCATCTGGGTACCGTGCACCATGAGATCCACTTCACCGTGCAGGAAGGTCTGGATGCTATCCGCGACGTTATTTATCACATCGAAACTTACGATGTCACAACGATTCGCGCCTCGACGCCAATGTATTTAATGTCGCGTAAAATTAAAGCGATGGGTATTAAAATGGTGCTGTCGGGTGAAGGCTCTGACGAAGTGTTTGGCGGCTATCTCTATTTCCACAAAGCGCCAGATGCAAAAGAGCTGCACGAAGAAACCGTACGCAAGCTACAGGCGCTGCATATGTTCGACTGCGCCCGTGCCAACAAAGCGATGTCGGCCTGGGGGGTGGAAGCTCGCGTGCCATTCCTGGATAAGAAATTCCTTGATGTGGCGATGCGCATCAACCCGCAGGACAAAATGTGCGGCAACGGCAAAATGGAAAAACACGTTCTGCGCGAATGTTTTGAGTCCTACCTGCCGGAAAGCGTCGCATGGCGTCAGAAAGAGCAGTTCTCTGACGGTGTCGGTTACAGCTGGATTGATACCTTAAAAGAGGTGGCTGCTGAGCAAGTTTCAGACCAACAACTGGAAACCGCCAGCTTCCGTTTCCCTTACAACACGCCATCGTCGAAAGAAGCATATTTATACCGTGAGATTTTCGAGGAGCTATTCCCGGTTGCGAGCGCTGCGGAATGTGTGCCTGGTGGGCCGTCTGTAGCCTGTTCTTCTGCCAAAGCGATCGAATGGGATGAAGCGTTTAAAACCATGAACGATCCTTCAGGTCGTGCGGTTGGCGTGCACCAGTCTGCTTATAAATAA